In one Elephas maximus indicus isolate mEleMax1 chromosome 9, mEleMax1 primary haplotype, whole genome shotgun sequence genomic region, the following are encoded:
- the DIPK1B gene encoding divergent protein kinase domain 1B isoform X1, producing the protein MRRLRRLAHLVLFCPFSKGLQGRLPGFRLRYVFLVWLCILAGSWVMYLHYSSYSELCRGHVCRLLICDQYHKGIISGSVCRDLCDLHAVEWRTCLSSAPEQQVYSGLWQDKEVIIKCGIEEALGAKARPDSAPRRELVLFDKPSRGTSMKEFREMTLGFLKATLGDLPSLPALVGQVLAMADFNQDSRVSLAEAKSAWALLQRTEVLLLLALQGKEHTARLLGHCGDLYLTEGRPHGSAHGTALPTPLRPLLPTALLRALQQWVGPAWPWRAKVAVGLLEFVEELFHGAYGTFYMCETTLANVGYTASYDFKMADLQQVAPEAAVRRFLQGRRCEQSQDCTYGRDCRAPCDRLMRQCKGDLIQPNLAKVCELLRGYLLPGAPAALRPELGRQLRTCTTLSGLASQVEAHHALVLSHLKTLLWKEISHTKYS; encoded by the exons ATGCGGCGGCTGCGGCGCCTGGCGCACCTGGTGCTCTTCTGCCCCTTCTCCAAGGGCCTGCAG GGCCGGCTCCCGGGCTTCAGGCTCAGGTACGTCTTCCTGGTCTGGCTGTGCATCTTGGCGGGCAGCTGGGTGATGTACCTGCACTATTCGTCCTACTCGGAGCTCTGCCGTGGCCACGTCTGCCGGCTGCTGATC TGTGACCAGTACCACAAGGGCATCATCTCGGGCTCCGTCTGCCGGGACCTGTGTGACCTGCACGCGGTGGAGTGGAGGACTTGCCTGTCCTCGGCCCCCGAGCAGCAG GTGTACAGCGGGCTCTGGCAGGACAAGgaggtgatcatcaagtgtggTATTGAGGAGGCCCTGGGTGCCAAGGCCCGGCCAGACTCAGCTCCCCGGCGGGAGCTAGTGCTATTTGACAAGCCCTCCAGGGGTACCTCCATGAAGGAGTTTCGGGAGATGACCCTTGGCTTCCTCAAG GCGACCCTGGGAGACCTACCGTCCCTGCCCGCGCTGGTGGGGCAGGTCCTTGCCATGGCCGACTTCAACCAGGATAGCCGGGTGTCGCTGGCCGAGGCCAAGTCAGCATGGGCGCTGCTGCAGCGCACCGAGGTcctgctgctgctggccctgcAGGGGAAGGAACACACCGCACGGCTGCTGGGCCACTGCGGGGACCTGTACCTCACAGAGGGCCGCCCGCACGGCTCCGCCCATGGCACCGCGCTGCCCACCCCGCTGCGGCCCCTGCTGCCCACCGCCCTGCTCCGCGCCCTGCAGCAGTGGGTGGGCCCTGCCTGGCCCTGGCGGGCCAAGGTCGCCGTCGGCCTCCTGGAGTTCGTGGAGGAGCTCTTTCACGGCGCCTACGGGACCTTCTACATGTGCGAGACCACGCTGGCCAACGTGGGCTACACGGCCAGCTACGACTTCAAGATGGCCGACCTGCAGCAGGTGGCGCCCGAGGCGGCGGTGCGGCGCTTCCTGCAGGGCCGCCGCTGCGAGCAGAGCCAGGACTGCACCTACGGGCGCGACTGCCGGGCGCCCTGCGACCGCCTCATGCGCCAGTGCAAGGGCGACCTCATCCAGCCCAACCTGGCCAAGGTGTGCGAGCTGCTGCGGGGCTACCTGCTGCCCGGCGCGCCCGCCGCCCTCCGCCCGGAGCTGGGCCGGCAGCTGCGCACCTGCACCACGCTGAGCGGGCTGGCCAGCCAGGTGGAGGCGCACCACGCGCTGGTGCTGAGCCACCTCAAGACGCTGCTGTGGAAGGAGATCTCCCACACCAAGTACTCCTAG
- the DIPK1B gene encoding divergent protein kinase domain 1B isoform X2: MRRLRRLAHLVLFCPFSKGLQGRLPGFRLRYVFLVWLCILAGSWVMYLHYSSYSELCRGHVCRLLICDQYHKGIISGSVCRDLCDLHAVEWRTCLSSAPEQQATLGDLPSLPALVGQVLAMADFNQDSRVSLAEAKSAWALLQRTEVLLLLALQGKEHTARLLGHCGDLYLTEGRPHGSAHGTALPTPLRPLLPTALLRALQQWVGPAWPWRAKVAVGLLEFVEELFHGAYGTFYMCETTLANVGYTASYDFKMADLQQVAPEAAVRRFLQGRRCEQSQDCTYGRDCRAPCDRLMRQCKGDLIQPNLAKVCELLRGYLLPGAPAALRPELGRQLRTCTTLSGLASQVEAHHALVLSHLKTLLWKEISHTKYS; encoded by the exons ATGCGGCGGCTGCGGCGCCTGGCGCACCTGGTGCTCTTCTGCCCCTTCTCCAAGGGCCTGCAG GGCCGGCTCCCGGGCTTCAGGCTCAGGTACGTCTTCCTGGTCTGGCTGTGCATCTTGGCGGGCAGCTGGGTGATGTACCTGCACTATTCGTCCTACTCGGAGCTCTGCCGTGGCCACGTCTGCCGGCTGCTGATC TGTGACCAGTACCACAAGGGCATCATCTCGGGCTCCGTCTGCCGGGACCTGTGTGACCTGCACGCGGTGGAGTGGAGGACTTGCCTGTCCTCGGCCCCCGAGCAGCAG GCGACCCTGGGAGACCTACCGTCCCTGCCCGCGCTGGTGGGGCAGGTCCTTGCCATGGCCGACTTCAACCAGGATAGCCGGGTGTCGCTGGCCGAGGCCAAGTCAGCATGGGCGCTGCTGCAGCGCACCGAGGTcctgctgctgctggccctgcAGGGGAAGGAACACACCGCACGGCTGCTGGGCCACTGCGGGGACCTGTACCTCACAGAGGGCCGCCCGCACGGCTCCGCCCATGGCACCGCGCTGCCCACCCCGCTGCGGCCCCTGCTGCCCACCGCCCTGCTCCGCGCCCTGCAGCAGTGGGTGGGCCCTGCCTGGCCCTGGCGGGCCAAGGTCGCCGTCGGCCTCCTGGAGTTCGTGGAGGAGCTCTTTCACGGCGCCTACGGGACCTTCTACATGTGCGAGACCACGCTGGCCAACGTGGGCTACACGGCCAGCTACGACTTCAAGATGGCCGACCTGCAGCAGGTGGCGCCCGAGGCGGCGGTGCGGCGCTTCCTGCAGGGCCGCCGCTGCGAGCAGAGCCAGGACTGCACCTACGGGCGCGACTGCCGGGCGCCCTGCGACCGCCTCATGCGCCAGTGCAAGGGCGACCTCATCCAGCCCAACCTGGCCAAGGTGTGCGAGCTGCTGCGGGGCTACCTGCTGCCCGGCGCGCCCGCCGCCCTCCGCCCGGAGCTGGGCCGGCAGCTGCGCACCTGCACCACGCTGAGCGGGCTGGCCAGCCAGGTGGAGGCGCACCACGCGCTGGTGCTGAGCCACCTCAAGACGCTGCTGTGGAAGGAGATCTCCCACACCAAGTACTCCTAG